The following nucleotide sequence is from Acidimicrobiales bacterium.
CGCCGGTTGCCGGTTCCACACGAGGTGCCCGTTGGCGATGAAGGTGTGTCGCGACGCAACCCCCGATCCGATCCTCGCCCCCGATGGATCCTCGGCGTGGTGCCACCTGCACGCGCCGGGCAAGATCGCGGAGATCCAGTCGCTGGTCGAGCTGCGGTTGCCGGAACTGCAGCGGTGAGAGCCCAAGGGCGCCGCCCCGGGCGCGAGCGCCCCGAGAGCTCTGCGCGAGCAGCCTTCGGCTACCGGGCCTTCCGCACGGTGTTCGTCGGTTCGTTCGTCGCCAACGTCGGCACGTGGATGCGTCACGTCGTCCTGATGGCCTTCGCCTACGAGTTGACGGAGTCGGCAGGGTTCGTCGGGCAGATCACGTTCGTCTATCTCGCGCCGGTGCTGGTGCTCGGGCTCCCGGGGGGCTTGCTCGTCGATCGTCTGGACCGGCGGAAGCTGCTCGTCGGTCTGGCCGTCACGCAGATGCTGCTGTCGTTCGCGCTTGCGCGCGTCGTGGTCGGGGAGAACGTGACGCCCGGCCTCCTGCTGGTGGTCACGGCCGGCTTCGGAGTCTGCAACGCCCTCTACATGCCCGCGTACATGGCCCTTCTCCCAGGAATGGTCGAGCGCAGGCACCTCGCCGGCGCCATCTCGTTGATGAGCGCGCAGCAGAACGCGACACGGGTGATCGGGCCGGTGGCGGCGGGCGCCTGCCTGGTGGCGCTCGAGCCGTGGCACATCTTCGTGATCGCCGGGCTGGCGATGATCTTCGTCATCGTCACGCTCGTGCGGGTGCCGATCGCGAGCGTGGAACGGGCGCGATCGGAGCCCTTGAAGGAGGCGCTGCTGGCCGGCTTCGCGACCGGTCGACACAACCGGGTCGTGGGCAGGGCGCTCGTCACCATCACGGTCTTCTCGTTCGCGTGCCTCTACTTCGTCAACCAGCTACCGGTGATCGCAGAGGAGAACCTCGGCCTCGAAGCGACCTCCCCCGCCTATGGCGTCTTCTACGCCTGCTTCGGACTCGGTGCCGTGCTCGGCGCGCTCTCGAACGGGACCATCTTCAGCCGAGTCTCCCAGGCCGCCGTCGTCCGTAGGGGCCTTGTTGCGTTCGCTTTCCTGCTTGCAGCTTTCGCGCTCGTCAGAGGGCCGATCGGCGGATCGATCCTCGTGATCGGCGTCGGCGCCAGCTACCTCGCCGCGACGACCGCCCTCACCAGTTCGTTCCAGGTCGAGCTCGAGGACCACGAGCGCGGTCGTCTCAGCACCCTCTGGACGATGGCGTTCGCAGGGACGGTCGGTGCGTCGAGCCTCATGCTCGGCCCGATAGCCGATGCGGTCGGCTCGATGGCGGTCCTGCTGGCCGGTGCCGCGATCGCATTGCCATTGGCCTGGTACGCCGATCTCAGGCCGGGCCGGCGAGCAGCCGACGTACGGGTCGCCGACCCGATCGGGCCGTGCCCTGCCGAGCCCGTCACGTTGCAGCCGAATGCGACAGGTACAACGTGATCAGCTCGATGAACGTCTCGAGCTGCTCATCCGTGAACGGGGCGAGGAGCCGTCGCTCGACCTCCCACAGATCGTCCAACGCAACCGCGAGCACCTCCTTGCCTGTCTCCGTCAGGGAGGACCGGACCAGCTTGCGTCCGTTGGGCTCCTGCAACCGCTCGATGAGCCCCTTGCTCTCGAGCGTGGCCAGGGCGGCCGACGAAGCCTGCGGGGACGTGCCAAAGCGCCGGGCCATATCCGCACCGGAAAGGCCCGGTTGCTCCGC
It contains:
- a CDS encoding MFS transporter, which encodes MRAQGRRPGRERPESSARAAFGYRAFRTVFVGSFVANVGTWMRHVVLMAFAYELTESAGFVGQITFVYLAPVLVLGLPGGLLVDRLDRRKLLVGLAVTQMLLSFALARVVVGENVTPGLLLVVTAGFGVCNALYMPAYMALLPGMVERRHLAGAISLMSAQQNATRVIGPVAAGACLVALEPWHIFVIAGLAMIFVIVTLVRVPIASVERARSEPLKEALLAGFATGRHNRVVGRALVTITVFSFACLYFVNQLPVIAEENLGLEATSPAYGVFYACFGLGAVLGALSNGTIFSRVSQAAVVRRGLVAFAFLLAAFALVRGPIGGSILVIGVGASYLAATTALTSSFQVELEDHERGRLSTLWTMAFAGTVGASSLMLGPIADAVGSMAVLLAGAAIALPLAWYADLRPGRRAADVRVADPIGPCPAEPVTLQPNATGTT
- a CDS encoding MarR family transcriptional regulator; translation: MSQPPRVTVGRLIVELHRLTRQELDAATRPHGITPTQLGMLRRLAEQPGLSGADMARRFGTSPQASSAALATLESKGLIERLQEPNGRKLVRSSLTETGKEVLAVALDDLWEVERRLLAPFTDEQLETFIELITLYLSHSAAT